A genomic window from Candidatus Omnitrophota bacterium includes:
- a CDS encoding YfiR family protein, translated as MAILTWIHSCPIRNLLPPIAGNRGSQAVCFVLFAAVTLFSPLAIVWGSVFAQQESNSSSTYKEYDVKAAYLYNFLLFVEWPSQSFEKPESPFVIGVLGKDPFNQKLDDIAERKTARKRKIIIKRFKKWEDLEPCHLLFVCQEEGKNWEKISDKIKDWKVLTVGDYDNFAILGGIVQFIRVEDTVRFVINEDAALLKDLEISAKMLELAVRVIHQESQEGKK; from the coding sequence ATGGCGATTCTAACTTGGATTCACTCTTGCCCAATCCGAAATCTACTTCCGCCTATCGCCGGAAACAGAGGGAGCCAGGCGGTTTGTTTTGTTCTTTTTGCGGCTGTTACGCTTTTTTCGCCGTTAGCGATCGTGTGGGGAAGCGTCTTCGCCCAACAGGAATCCAATTCGTCCAGTACGTATAAAGAGTATGATGTAAAAGCCGCCTATCTTTACAATTTTTTGTTATTCGTGGAATGGCCGTCCCAATCGTTCGAAAAACCGGAATCTCCCTTTGTTATTGGCGTGCTCGGAAAGGACCCGTTCAATCAAAAATTAGACGATATCGCGGAAAGAAAAACCGCCCGCAAAAGGAAAATCATCATTAAGCGTTTTAAAAAATGGGAGGACTTGGAACCGTGCCATCTTCTTTTCGTTTGCCAAGAAGAAGGGAAAAATTGGGAGAAAATTAGCGATAAAATCAAAGACTGGAAAGTATTGACGGTGGGAGATTACGACAATTTCGCGATTTTGGGAGGAATTGTTCAGTTCATAAGAGTCGAAGACACCGTCCGCTTCGTTATCAACGAAGACGCCGCGCTGTTGAAGGATTTGGAAATCAGCGCGAAGATGTTGGAACTCGCGGTTCGAGTTATCCACCAGGAAAGCCAGGAGGGTAAGAAATGA
- a CDS encoding ATP-binding protein: MRTSDLMMSNNRVYSEIGERVRMVEDWLKSHVELEALIKERTAELQKANEELRKEIAVRKRTENELRVSEQKLNSIIKLSPDIIYRLDENGIITFISHAVREYGYAPDELIGTRLLDLVVPQCRGKAFHRLNERRTGFRSTRCFEIQLLSKKKIRKYSSCEAEASQEYPYFLISAQGLYQEDEGGIKRFIGTQGTARDITQRRWLEQEILEISHREQRRFGQDLHDGLCQHLKSVEYLLAVMRKNLEGKSLPEAKEASKIAGLVNQAVSQAYALAKGLCPVDLDEGGLMTALQQLTANISKYYSISCSLEFDCPALLADNSVAIHLYRIAQEAVFNAVNHGHPQKILIGISKIGDRIVLLIRDDGKGIPSEEILASHKGMGLDIMRHRARAIGGDFDIRQEPEGGTSVVCAFPASNGSRWWKP; this comes from the coding sequence ATGCGGACTTCGGATTTAATGATGAGCAATAATCGCGTCTACTCTGAAATCGGCGAACGGGTGCGCATGGTGGAAGATTGGCTAAAATCGCATGTCGAGCTGGAAGCATTGATAAAGGAGAGAACGGCGGAGCTGCAAAAAGCCAATGAAGAGTTGCGGAAAGAAATCGCCGTACGCAAACGGACGGAAAACGAATTGCGGGTGTCCGAACAAAAGTTGAATTCCATCATCAAATTGTCGCCGGATATTATCTATCGATTGGACGAGAACGGTATTATTACTTTCATCAGCCACGCCGTGCGGGAATATGGATACGCGCCGGACGAGTTGATCGGAACGAGACTACTGGATCTCGTGGTTCCACAATGCCGTGGAAAAGCCTTTCACCGCCTCAATGAAAGAAGAACCGGATTTCGAAGTACGAGGTGTTTTGAAATTCAATTGCTATCGAAGAAAAAGATTAGGAAATATTCCTCCTGCGAAGCGGAAGCCAGCCAGGAATATCCTTATTTTCTTATTTCCGCCCAAGGATTGTATCAAGAGGATGAAGGGGGAATAAAGCGCTTTATTGGAACGCAGGGAACCGCAAGAGACATCACCCAGCGCCGGTGGCTGGAACAGGAGATTTTAGAGATCAGCCATCGGGAGCAGAGAAGATTTGGACAGGATTTGCACGATGGTTTATGCCAGCATCTGAAAAGCGTGGAGTATTTACTCGCTGTTATGAGGAAGAATTTGGAGGGAAAATCGCTGCCGGAAGCGAAAGAAGCCTCCAAAATCGCGGGATTGGTCAATCAAGCCGTTTCTCAAGCCTATGCTCTAGCAAAAGGACTTTGCCCAGTAGACCTCGACGAAGGCGGGCTTATGACGGCGCTGCAACAACTGACCGCCAATATATCCAAGTATTACAGTATTTCGTGTTCATTGGAGTTCGACTGTCCGGCGCTCCTAGCGGATAATTCCGTGGCGATCCATCTTTACCGCATTGCTCAGGAAGCGGTTTTCAACGCCGTCAATCACGGCCATCCGCAAAAAATTTTGATCGGAATATCGAAGATTGGCGATAGGATCGTTCTTTTGATCCGAGACGATGGGAAAGGCATTCCTTCGGAAGAAATCCTAGCTTCCCATAAAGGAATGGGGTTGGATATCATGCGGCATAGGGCGCGCGCTATCGGCGGCGATTTCGATATCCGCCAAGAGCCGGAGGGAGGAACGTCGGTCGTTTGCGCCTTTCCGGCAAGCAACGGTTCGCGTTGGTGGAAGCCATGA
- a CDS encoding sodium/solute symporter (Members of the Solute:Sodium Symporter (SSS), TC 2.A.21 as described in tcdb.org, catalyze solute:Na+ symport. Known solutes for members of the family include sugars, amino acids, nucleosides, inositols, vitamins, urea or anions, depending on the system.), giving the protein MNAENFFPLDALDYAAFGAYFVILCFIGFWVGRKEKMNSGDYFLADRSLPWYVVGGSFIASNISSEHFIGMIGSAYVYGVCVATSEWLNIGSFTLLIWIFIPFLLTAKVFTTPEFLEKRFNSALRQFFAFVTIVSNVVAFLAAVLYGGGLALQTLFGWNLWFSIIALGVVAGSWAIYGGLKSVAWTDFFTVIIMLAGGLMVTILGLYMLSGDSHSLLDGFKIMIERNRAQTGAWAEAAARNAQQIAHADHYNRLSVIQPAAHEVVPWPSLIFTIFSVSIWYNVLNQFMIQRVLGAKNMYHARMGIVLAGYMKVIMPVIVVFPGLILFARYPEVLTLPWEQVKSAADKGYVTMLQTLVPAGLRGLFLAALFGAIQSTVNSVLNSTATIFTLDIYKRWIRPDASEKSLVLMGMWSSVIILVVSIVLAGFIGLIKVSLFVYIQSLYAFFAPPFAAIFLLGILFRRINGQGALTAALLGFLLGILMKIYVQSPHHLVWLEPYANQAIINWLFCIAVCIGVSLATAPPRPEQVTDQLTLNWRRLNIFSELGENWYSSVVLWWSIFAVMILSLMLIFSGLFF; this is encoded by the coding sequence ATGAATGCCGAGAACTTCTTCCCGCTGGATGCCTTGGATTACGCCGCCTTCGGAGCCTATTTCGTAATTCTATGCTTCATCGGCTTTTGGGTTGGACGCAAGGAGAAGATGAATTCCGGCGATTATTTTCTGGCGGACCGCAGCCTTCCTTGGTATGTCGTCGGCGGCTCTTTCATTGCATCCAACATAAGTTCCGAACATTTCATCGGCATGATCGGCAGCGCTTACGTCTACGGCGTCTGCGTCGCAACCTCGGAATGGCTGAACATTGGCTCCTTCACCCTCTTGATCTGGATATTCATCCCCTTTCTCTTGACGGCGAAAGTCTTTACGACGCCCGAATTTCTGGAGAAGCGCTTCAACTCCGCCCTGCGCCAATTTTTCGCTTTCGTCACCATCGTCAGCAATGTGGTCGCCTTTCTGGCGGCAGTGCTTTACGGCGGGGGATTGGCGCTGCAAACGCTCTTCGGTTGGAATCTTTGGTTCTCAATCATCGCTTTGGGAGTCGTGGCGGGAAGTTGGGCTATCTACGGCGGCCTGAAGTCCGTCGCCTGGACCGATTTCTTCACCGTCATCATCATGCTGGCGGGAGGACTGATGGTTACCATTCTCGGCTTGTATATGCTTTCCGGCGATTCGCACTCCCTGCTAGACGGCTTCAAGATCATGATCGAACGCAATCGCGCCCAGACGGGCGCCTGGGCGGAAGCAGCGGCGCGCAACGCCCAGCAGATTGCCCATGCAGATCATTACAACCGCCTCTCCGTCATTCAACCAGCTGCTCACGAAGTCGTACCCTGGCCATCCCTGATCTTCACGATCTTTTCCGTCAGCATCTGGTACAACGTGCTCAACCAATTTATGATCCAGCGAGTTTTGGGCGCGAAAAACATGTATCACGCCCGCATGGGCATCGTTTTGGCGGGATACATGAAAGTCATCATGCCGGTCATCGTCGTTTTCCCCGGCTTGATTCTCTTCGCCCGCTACCCCGAAGTGCTGACCCTGCCTTGGGAGCAGGTTAAATCCGCAGCGGACAAAGGCTACGTTACGATGCTGCAAACACTGGTCCCGGCGGGCTTGCGCGGCTTGTTCTTAGCGGCTCTTTTTGGAGCGATTCAATCTACGGTCAATTCCGTACTCAATTCCACCGCCACAATATTCACGCTGGATATTTATAAACGCTGGATTCGTCCAGACGCTTCGGAAAAATCGCTGGTGTTGATGGGCATGTGGTCTTCCGTAATTATCCTAGTCGTCTCCATCGTATTGGCGGGCTTCATCGGCCTTATCAAGGTCAGCCTTTTCGTTTACATCCAATCGCTGTACGCCTTCTTCGCTCCGCCTTTCGCCGCCATTTTCCTCTTGGGTATTCTTTTCCGCCGCATCAACGGCCAGGGAGCGTTGACGGCGGCGCTTCTGGGCTTTCTCTTGGGCATCCTGATGAAAATTTACGTCCAATCGCCCCATCATCTCGTATGGTTGGAACCATACGCCAACCAAGCCATCATCAATTGGCTCTTCTGCATCGCCGTTTGCATCGGCGTCAGCCTGGCGACCGCTCCGCCCCGCCCGGAACAAGTGACGGACCAATTGACGCTCAATTGGCGCCGCCTCAATATCTTCAGCGAACTGGGTGAAAACTGGTATTCCAGCGTCGTTTTATGGTGGTCGATTTT
- a CDS encoding PAS domain-containing protein, with protein sequence MFDLNGVDGVDPNEKFNFKKNAGEASRRLSLYGAKTIRRLSEAAENHKKRILKTFREIVDLLLSVLGNPEGMGVRVVFGEWTFESGHFSESSFIKHYGMRGNNKEYGLLEISYSGDEASCLSFFSENNERLFQKIASLIAGLYESNEWIVRGRGEWMGMESSPRAFPNDRSKNWEWELTGNRLAYSEEAKEILGLAPAAAGKEPEAFSRLNAFLEKVHPDDREIVETRIYAAVYDGVPYRVEYRIHPSPGVERHIRDEVEIYFGEDGRPVRLAGLIRDVTDIKKTEKELRDSEALYQSLVENLPQNIFRKDMKGRFTFANRNFCSALGRSLDEIVGKTDYDFYPPSLAEKYSRDDRRVIECGGTFETVEENQNPGGETTYVQVVKTPIYNAVGETIGVQGIFWDVSEKRRVEETLARGKEEWEQTFDSVPDLIAIIDEEQNILRVNMALADRLGLPPKEVIGRKCYDLLHQTGQPPSHCPQSGLKSAERKCSMDVHEERLRGDFHFIAAGLLDKSGRQIGSVHILREITERLKLEEQLRQSQKMEAIGRLAGGITHDFNNLLTVINGYSELLILGMDKNHPMRRYIHEINKAGMHAASLTKQLLAFSRKQKFKMEIINLNHIVADMESIIRRLIGSDIQMNFYLDSQLGYMKADPGQIEQVVLNLAINAKDAMPNGGKLSFETSNVNLDELFVSQHIDMKPGSYVMLAVSDTGCGMSKETASRIFEPFFTTKEPGKGTGLGLSTVFGIVKQSDGAIWVYSEPGRGATFKIYFPQAEAIGVKPMSQRKTSSINLYGNETVLLVEDIDFVRTLVRSILLRYGYAVLDVSDAAEALTAIENYDGRIQILITDVEMPAMTGLDLAERLKASLPDLKIVYMSGHTANDIYNNHHLDPAAHFLQKPFTPIDLVGKIREALDEPPPTAE encoded by the coding sequence ATGTTCGATTTGAATGGAGTGGATGGGGTCGATCCTAACGAAAAATTCAATTTCAAAAAAAACGCCGGCGAAGCGAGCCGGCGCCTATCGCTCTACGGCGCCAAAACGATTCGGCGTCTGTCGGAAGCGGCGGAAAATCACAAGAAGCGAATCCTAAAAACGTTTCGGGAAATCGTCGATTTGCTCCTTTCCGTTCTGGGAAATCCCGAAGGGATGGGAGTGCGCGTCGTTTTTGGCGAATGGACATTCGAGTCGGGCCATTTTTCCGAGTCTTCATTCATAAAGCATTATGGTATGCGGGGGAATAATAAGGAATACGGATTGTTGGAGATTTCCTATTCCGGCGATGAAGCGTCATGCCTGTCTTTTTTTTCCGAAAATAACGAGCGGTTGTTCCAAAAGATCGCCTCTCTTATCGCTGGACTTTACGAGTCGAACGAATGGATCGTCCGAGGCAGAGGGGAGTGGATGGGGATGGAATCCTCTCCGCGGGCCTTTCCGAACGATCGATCCAAAAATTGGGAATGGGAGCTCACCGGGAACCGCCTGGCCTATTCGGAGGAAGCGAAGGAAATCCTTGGACTCGCGCCAGCCGCCGCCGGAAAAGAACCGGAAGCGTTTTCCCGCTTGAATGCTTTTCTGGAAAAGGTGCATCCCGACGATCGGGAAATCGTCGAAACGAGAATCTACGCCGCCGTATACGATGGCGTTCCTTATCGCGTGGAGTATCGCATCCATCCATCGCCCGGCGTCGAGCGGCATATTCGGGACGAAGTGGAAATCTATTTTGGAGAAGACGGGCGGCCGGTTCGACTGGCGGGATTGATTCGCGATGTTACGGATATAAAGAAAACGGAAAAGGAATTGCGCGATTCCGAAGCGCTGTATCAATCTCTCGTCGAAAACCTGCCTCAAAATATATTCCGCAAAGACATGAAAGGGCGTTTCACCTTTGCGAACCGGAATTTTTGTTCCGCGCTGGGCCGATCCTTAGATGAGATCGTCGGGAAGACGGATTACGATTTCTATCCTCCATCGCTGGCGGAAAAATACTCGCGCGACGATCGGCGGGTGATCGAATGCGGCGGAACGTTCGAAACGGTGGAAGAGAATCAAAATCCCGGCGGCGAGACGACTTACGTTCAGGTCGTAAAAACGCCTATTTACAACGCCGTCGGGGAAACGATCGGCGTCCAGGGGATTTTTTGGGACGTATCGGAAAAAAGGCGCGTCGAGGAGACTCTGGCGCGGGGCAAGGAAGAGTGGGAACAGACTTTCGATTCCGTACCCGACTTGATCGCCATCATCGATGAAGAACAGAACATCCTTCGCGTCAATATGGCTTTGGCGGATCGGTTGGGATTGCCGCCGAAAGAAGTAATAGGACGGAAATGCTACGATTTACTGCATCAAACCGGCCAACCGCCAAGTCATTGTCCTCAAAGCGGTTTGAAATCGGCGGAACGAAAATGTTCGATGGATGTGCATGAAGAGCGTTTGAGGGGCGATTTCCATTTCATAGCCGCCGGATTGCTCGATAAAAGCGGCCGGCAGATCGGCAGCGTTCACATTCTGCGGGAGATCACCGAACGATTGAAGCTGGAAGAGCAGCTGCGTCAATCGCAAAAGATGGAGGCGATCGGAAGGTTGGCCGGAGGCATTACGCACGATTTCAACAATCTGTTAACCGTCATCAACGGCTACAGCGAGTTGTTGATTTTGGGGATGGATAAAAACCATCCTATGCGCCGTTATATCCATGAAATCAACAAGGCGGGAATGCACGCCGCCTCCCTGACGAAACAACTCCTGGCCTTCAGCCGCAAGCAAAAGTTTAAAATGGAAATTATCAATCTCAACCATATCGTCGCCGATATGGAAAGCATAATCCGGCGGTTGATTGGATCGGATATCCAGATGAATTTCTATTTGGATTCCCAGTTGGGATATATGAAGGCGGATCCGGGACAGATCGAACAAGTCGTTTTGAATCTGGCGATCAACGCCAAGGACGCCATGCCCAATGGAGGCAAATTGTCGTTCGAAACTTCGAATGTGAACCTTGATGAACTTTTCGTTTCGCAGCATATTGACATGAAGCCTGGTTCGTACGTCATGCTGGCCGTCAGCGATACGGGATGCGGCATGAGCAAAGAGACGGCGTCTCGCATTTTCGAACCGTTTTTCACGACGAAAGAACCGGGGAAGGGAACGGGATTGGGGCTGTCCACCGTCTTCGGAATCGTGAAGCAGAGCGACGGCGCCATCTGGGTCTATAGCGAACCGGGCCGTGGGGCTACCTTTAAAATCTACTTCCCTCAGGCCGAAGCGATTGGCGTAAAACCGATGTCTCAAAGAAAAACATCTTCTATCAATTTGTACGGCAACGAGACTGTTTTATTAGTGGAGGATATCGATTTCGTCAGGACCTTGGTTCGCAGCATTCTTCTGCGTTACGGCTACGCCGTGCTCGACGTGAGCGATGCGGCGGAAGCGTTGACGGCCATCGAGAATTACGATGGCCGGATCCAGATTTTAATCACCGATGTGGAGATGCCCGCTATGACGGGGCTGGATTTAGCCGAACGTCTAAAAGCCAGCCTGCCGGATTTGAAAATCGTTTATATGTCGGGGCATACAGCCAACGATATCTATAATAACCATCATCTCGATCCAGCCGCCCATTTTCTCCAAAAACCTTTTACGCCGATCGATCTTGTCGGTAAAATTCGGGAGGCGCTCGATGAGCCGCCGCCGACCGCCGAGTAG
- a CDS encoding response regulator transcription factor has product MRLSGKQRFALVEAMMPKEKRSRLFIVDDHPLMRMGIAALINQESDLAVCGEAGDAVQALKLISEIHPDLAIVDLSLKDASGIELIKQIKARNDRIAILVVSMYDEFLYAERAFRAGAMGYVMKQETPERLLEAIRRVLRGSVYMSDGLNEKMVYQLVTGHSGLSPSPMEQLSDREMEVFHLIGRGFKICQISQVMNVSVKTVETYRNRIKEKLNIKQSNELLQYAIQWLQNKSA; this is encoded by the coding sequence TTGCGCCTTTCCGGCAAGCAACGGTTCGCGTTGGTGGAAGCCATGATGCCGAAAGAGAAGCGTTCGCGCCTATTCATCGTTGACGATCATCCTCTCATGCGAATGGGCATCGCCGCGCTGATCAACCAGGAATCCGATTTAGCGGTTTGCGGAGAAGCGGGAGACGCCGTTCAAGCCTTGAAACTGATATCGGAAATCCATCCCGATCTCGCCATCGTCGATCTATCTTTGAAAGACGCCAGCGGAATCGAATTGATCAAACAAATTAAAGCGCGCAACGATCGGATCGCCATCCTGGTTGTAAGCATGTACGACGAATTTCTCTATGCGGAACGGGCTTTCCGGGCGGGAGCGATGGGATACGTCATGAAACAGGAAACGCCTGAACGATTGTTGGAAGCCATTCGGCGCGTGTTGCGGGGAAGCGTTTACATGAGCGACGGTTTGAATGAGAAAATGGTTTATCAACTCGTTACCGGCCATTCGGGGCTTTCTCCTTCTCCGATGGAGCAGCTCAGCGACCGGGAAATGGAAGTGTTTCATCTGATTGGCCGGGGCTTCAAAATATGTCAAATCTCTCAAGTAATGAACGTCAGCGTCAAAACGGTGGAAACCTATCGCAATCGCATCAAAGAGAAATTGAACATCAAGCAATCCAACGAGCTGTTGCAATACGCCATTCAATGGCTTCAAAACAAATCCGCTTAA
- a CDS encoding TonB-dependent receptor, with amino-acid sequence MAAYGSRYSIRRFRLQGQLPSLKKTAAERSTWICHTLDETPIVSIIFSRKGEWKVISRITVKPLVCRKESLLSNGALWAFFLAFFLSMTAKAESAIVNESSPKPPKDAIELSLEELINVKITSVSKKPEKLTNAPAAVFVITQEDIKRSGATSIPEALRLAPGLQVARIDANKWAISARGFNDRYSNKLLVLIDGRTVYTPLFSGTYWESQDLLLEDVERIEIIRGPGAALWGANAVNGVINIITKNAKDTQGGLLTAGAGTEERGFSGVRYGGKLSDDAYYRIYAKYFNRDDSVNSAGDSQTDDWDAARGGFRLDWDESESDSLTLQGDFYSEELGGSYIIPELIPPYWRKFDAEDDAAGANALARWQHAFSDTSDMALQFYYDWTQHDTPIYGEDRDIFDFDFQHHYKYGERHDFVWGLGARYTSDDIGGSEIVEFNPATREDYLFNAFLQDDIMLAAEELYLTLGAKFEHNDYTGFEIQPNARLRWSPHPHHTLWASVSRAVRTPARYEHDASIVLGVFPPGDPQNPLPYPFLIWPKGDRDFTSENLIAYEMGYRCLASERLTLDAAAFYNDYHDLINTSLGTLIYEDSPTKHFILPLYADNQMKGEIYGGELTADCRLTSWWRMQLAYTYLIIQLRPVGDRVGLIYLHRIPDNPSVIRLASFESFEYRSPHNQASLRSSFDLSRDVDLDFWFRYVDAMSRIDIPSYVTLDARLAWKPRKNLEFSLCGQNLLDNHRREFETSVVHVVPTEIERSVYAMVTWRF; translated from the coding sequence ATGGCGGCATATGGAAGCCGTTATTCCATCCGGCGCTTCCGCCTCCAAGGCCAACTCCCATCCCTAAAAAAGACGGCGGCCGAGAGATCAACCTGGATTTGTCATACCCTGGACGAAACGCCCATCGTCTCGATCATATTCAGCCGGAAAGGAGAGTGGAAAGTGATTTCTCGGATTACCGTCAAACCACTTGTTTGCAGGAAAGAAAGTTTACTCTCCAACGGGGCGCTGTGGGCGTTTTTTTTGGCGTTTTTCCTTTCTATGACGGCGAAGGCGGAGAGCGCCATCGTCAATGAGTCTTCCCCAAAGCCGCCTAAGGACGCCATCGAACTCAGTTTGGAAGAATTGATCAACGTCAAAATCACCTCCGTTTCCAAAAAACCGGAAAAACTGACGAACGCTCCCGCCGCCGTTTTCGTCATTACGCAAGAAGATATCAAGCGTTCCGGCGCGACGAGCATCCCCGAAGCGCTCCGGTTGGCGCCGGGCTTGCAAGTGGCGCGGATCGATGCCAACAAATGGGCGATCTCGGCTCGCGGATTCAACGATCGATACTCCAATAAGTTGTTGGTTTTGATCGACGGCCGCACCGTCTATACGCCGCTGTTTTCCGGAACGTATTGGGAATCGCAGGACCTTCTTTTGGAAGATGTAGAGCGGATCGAGATCATTCGGGGGCCGGGAGCAGCTCTATGGGGAGCGAATGCCGTCAATGGCGTAATCAACATTATCACGAAGAACGCGAAAGATACGCAGGGCGGTTTGTTGACGGCGGGAGCGGGAACGGAGGAACGGGGCTTCAGCGGCGTTCGCTACGGCGGAAAACTGAGCGATGACGCTTATTACCGGATTTACGCTAAATATTTCAATCGCGACGATTCCGTCAATTCCGCCGGAGACAGCCAGACAGACGATTGGGACGCCGCCCGCGGCGGATTCCGGCTGGATTGGGACGAATCGGAAAGCGATTCCCTGACTCTGCAGGGAGATTTTTACAGCGAAGAATTGGGGGGATCTTACATTATTCCCGAATTAATTCCGCCTTATTGGCGCAAGTTCGACGCCGAGGACGATGCGGCGGGCGCCAACGCGCTGGCGCGTTGGCAACATGCGTTTTCCGATACTTCCGATATGGCGCTGCAATTCTATTACGATTGGACGCAGCACGACACGCCTATTTATGGAGAAGACCGCGACATTTTCGACTTCGATTTCCAACATCATTACAAATATGGGGAACGACACGATTTCGTCTGGGGGCTGGGCGCGCGCTACACGAGCGATGATATTGGAGGTTCGGAGATCGTCGAATTCAATCCTGCGACCCGCGAAGATTATCTCTTCAACGCGTTTCTTCAGGACGACATCATGCTGGCGGCGGAGGAACTCTATCTAACGTTGGGTGCGAAATTCGAACACAACGACTATACCGGCTTCGAAATCCAACCCAATGCTCGTTTGCGCTGGTCTCCCCATCCGCATCATACGCTTTGGGCTTCCGTTTCGCGGGCCGTCCGCACGCCCGCTCGCTATGAACACGACGCCAGCATCGTTTTAGGCGTTTTCCCGCCCGGCGATCCGCAAAATCCCTTGCCCTATCCATTTCTCATATGGCCGAAAGGAGACCGGGATTTTACATCGGAGAACTTGATCGCCTATGAAATGGGATACCGCTGCCTGGCGTCGGAGCGGCTGACGCTGGATGCCGCCGCTTTTTATAACGATTACCACGATCTGATCAACACCAGCTTGGGAACGTTAATCTACGAGGATTCTCCGACGAAGCATTTCATTCTTCCTTTATACGCCGATAACCAAATGAAAGGCGAGATTTACGGCGGAGAGCTGACGGCCGATTGCCGTTTGACTTCGTGGTGGCGGATGCAATTGGCCTACACCTATCTGATCATCCAATTGCGGCCGGTCGGGGACAGGGTAGGACTTATTTATTTGCACCGCATTCCGGATAATCCATCGGTTATCCGCTTGGCGTCATTCGAAAGTTTCGAATATCGCAGTCCACATAATCAAGCGTCTCTCCGTTCCTCGTTCGACTTATCGCGAGACGTGGATTTAGATTTTTGGTTTCGTTATGTAGATGCGATGAGCCGCATCGATATTCCCAGTTATGTTACGCTTGACGCCCGCCTGGCGTGGAAACCGCGAAAAAACCTCGAATTTTCCCTATGCGGCCAGAATTTGCTTGACAATCATCGCCGCGAATTCGAAACGTCCGTCGTCCATGTCGTTCCAACCGAGATCGAGCGAAGCGTATACGCAATGGTAACATGGCGATTCTAA